From Hippoglossus stenolepis isolate QCI-W04-F060 chromosome 4, HSTE1.2, whole genome shotgun sequence, a single genomic window includes:
- the rinl gene encoding ras and Rab interactor 3 isoform X2 has product MAVHSQVNGTTAIPWRSSRSKPSLLEQLRGCQEAWCPGAPWDREGAHTAICGTPAGSFLVVQDCATSLPSLLCVSAGGDNDTILDYTIKSTGKAFELSESRLSFSDLAQLVFFYSVTRDVLAVCLSIPQWIYSITGKNKDRLSQLEPNTWLSSPPDQQMEEMPHREPSTVMCSIQLTSTNGALCIINPLYLREHGDDWLTHRERTVKCTTQASNYRRERRLSTTRPWAGAGLQNKRAISLEQGPSAASVESSGLTRAKSADSPTPPTPGATAGVVLRRPSQNSTLSPPHRASTESLNSSPPSTPELQHHGSPVPQSPHRVSWIEDGVWLPPPRPSSSLHPPLRELDSLSISSVEEEQESQIQSPPLHHPSAHRLADKVIHRLSAVGQVLGGLVCQKKRLTNRVQEMSERKGSVFAEAVRGFVEVTQRGGADPDGVMGSDFLQEVRSSLTSLREILLDFPEIQALLDSITDLSDAEIDSLVELSLHKVALKPLSTHLYSCIRTSRTNDGSFKRLHSNLCVLEKNEVEELGGSAGVGVPDCVSLERIQQRWTTMHEAYSPDKKVKMLLKVCKSIYDGMSTNSSSGKLFGADDFLPCLTWVLLRSDVVTIQLDTDYMMELLDPTQLQGEGGYYLTTLYASLYYISSFRPRIAARQLSVEAQQSLNQWHRRRTLHCNQSRRSKHRRTIRRQTFRERGPQSSDTVSKEESGEENDHPDESQQQRDSSAGALQQLREETEREPGDKDQSQTSCPGSDCQQQDVTGSKQEDRQTPCAAEEEKQAGL; this is encoded by the exons AT GGCAGTTCACAGTCAAGTTAACGGTACAACGGCCATCCcgtggaggagcagcaggagtaAGCCGTCGCTCCTGGAGCAGCTCAGAGGCTGCCAGGAGGCCTGGTGTCCCGGGGCACCCTGGGATAGAGAAGGGGCCCACACTGCGATCTGTGGAACACCTGCAGGG AGTTTCCTAGTTGTGCAGGACTGTGCAACATCTCTGCCcagcctgctgtgtgtgtctgctggagGAGATAATGACACCATTCTCGATTATACTATCAAAAGTACGGGCAAAG CATTCGAGCTGTCTGAGTCTcgtctttctttctctgactTGGCTCAGCTGGTGTTCTTCTACTCTGTGACCAG GGATGTGTTGGCCGTTTGTCTGTCAATTCCTCAGTGGATCTACAGCATCACCGGCAAGAACAAAGATCGTCTCTCTCAACTTGAACCCA ACACTTGGCTCAGCTCCCCTCCTGACCAACAGATGGAAGAAATGCCCCACAGAGAGCCAAGCACCGTCATGTGCTCCATCCAG CTGACTTCCACGAACGGGGCCCTGTGTATCATTAATCCCCTCTACTTACGTGAACATGGAGATGACTGGCTGACACACAGGGAACGTACTGTGAAGTGCACCACACAGGCATCAAACTACAGGCGAGAGCGACGCCTCAGCACCACTCGGCCGTGGGCGGGGGCTGGGTTACAGAATAAACGGGCCATCTCATTGGAACAGGGACCCTCTGCTGCCAGTGTGGAGAGTTCTG GTCTAACCAGAGCTAAATCAGCTGATTCACCAACCCCACCAACACCAGGTGCCACAGCTGGGGTGGTCCTCAGAAGGCCAAGCCAAAATTCCACCCTGAGCCCTCCACACAGAGCAAGCACGGAGAGCCTGAattcatctcctccctccacacccGAGCTGCAGCACCACGGCAGCCCCGTCCCTCAGTCCCCTCACAGGGTTTCCTGGATAGAAGATGGAGTCTGGCTGCCCCCACCTAGGCCCTCGTCCTCACTCCACCCCCCGCTTCGCGAGCTCGACTCGCTGTCAATCAGCAGCGTTGAAGAAGAGCAGGAGTCCCAAATTCAAAGCCCTCCACTGCACCACCCGTCAGCGCACCGTTTGGCCGACAAGGTCATACATCGGCTCTCTGCGGTGGGCCAGGTGCTCGGCGGGCTGGTGTGTcagaaaaaaagactaaccAATCGTGTGCAAGAGATGAGCGAGCGGAAAGGCAGTGTATTTGCAGAGGCCGTGAGAGGATTCGTGGAGGTGACGCAGAGGGGAGGGGCTGATCCCGATGGGGTCATGGGGTCAGACTTCTTACAGGAAGTGAGGTCATCACTTACATCACTGAGGGAGATACTGTTGGACTTCCCAGAAATCCAGGCGTTGTTGGACAGCATTACTGATCTAAGTGACGCAGAGATAG ACTCATTGGTGGAGCTCTCCCTGCACAAAGTGGCTCTGAAGCCCCTCTCCACCCACCTATACTCCTGCATTCGCACCTCCCGCACTAATGATGGCAGCTTCAAGCGTCTCCACAGCAATCTGTGTGTGCTGGAAAAGAATGAGGTAGAGGAGCTGGGAGGGTCGGCGGGAGTTGGGGTTCCTGACTGCGTCAGCCTGGAGCGAATCCAGCAGAGGTGGACGACGATGCATGAAGCCTACTCCCCAGACAAGAAGGTCAAGATGCTGCTCAAAGTCTGCAAGAGCATCTATGACGGCATGAGTACAAATTCTAGCTCAG GAAAATTATTTGGAGCGGATGATTTTCTGCCCTGCCTGACATGGGTGCTGCTCCGAAGCGATGTGGTCACCATACAGCTGGACACGGACTACATGATGGAGCTGCTGGACCCCACACAGCTACAGGGAGAGG GTGGCTACTACCTCACAACTCTGTACGCCTCTCTCTACTACATCAGCAGTTTCCGTCCACGAATCGCAGCTCGTCAGCTCAGTGTGGAGGCCCAGCAGTCTCTCAACCAATGGCATCGCAGGCGCACCCTGCACTGCAACCAGTCTCGTCGCAGCAAGCATCGACGGACCATCCGCAGACAGACGTTTCGGGAGAGGGGGCCGCAGAGCTCTGACACTGTGAGTAAAGAGGAGAGTGGAGAAGAAAATGATCATCCTGatgagtcacagcagcagagagacagcagTGCAGGGGCTCTGCAGCAACtgagagaggagacggagagagagccAGGAGACaaggaccaatcacagacatctTGTCCAGGATCAGACTGTCAGCAGCAAGATGTAACAGGAAGCAAACAGGAAGACCGACAGACTCCATGTGCAGCCgaagaagagaaacaagcaGGATTATAA
- the sirt2 gene encoding NAD-dependent protein deacetylase sirtuin-2: MSDASELPDSKEEEEVSLEPEEQSDDSSEEEAAGDTEMDFLRNLFSSTLGLGSAEKVLDELTLEGVAQYINSGKCKNILCMVGAGISTSAGIPDFRSPGTGLYANLQKYNLPHPEAIFQIDYFKKHPEPFFALARELYPGQFKPTICHYFMKMLKDKGLLKRCYTQNIDTLERVAGLEGDDLIEAHGTFYTSHCVSFCCRKEYNLDWMKEKIFSDDIPRCDKCSSLVKPDIVFFGESLPVRFFTSMKMDFPRCDLLIVMGTSLQVQPFAGLVGRVSKSCPRLLINMEKAGQADPLFGLLGFGGGMDFDSDKAYRDVAHISTCDDGCLALADLLGWKVELEEMVKQDHAKIDSHDQKEKAGENSKAAAKTSSASVAPEPEKKEE; encoded by the exons ATGTCTGATGCATCAG aACTCCCTGATagtaaagaagaggaggaggtttcaCTGGAACcagag GAACAATCCGACGACAGCAGTGAggaagaggcagcaggagacacAGAAA TGGACTTCCTGCGTAACCTCTTCTCAAGCACTCTGGGCCTCGGTTCAGCTGAAaaggttctggatgagttgacTCTAGAAGGAGTGGCTCAATACATAAATAGTGGCAAAT GTAAGAACATCCTCTGCATGGTTGGAGCAGGAATATCCACAT ccGCTGGAATCCCTGATTTCCGTTCACCAGGAACAGGCCTGTATGCAAACCTGCAGAAATATAACCTTCCTCACCCAGAGGCCATCTTCCAGATCGATTACTTTAAG AAACATCCAGAGCCATTCTTCGCCTTGGCCAGAGAGCTTTACCCAGGACAGTTCAAG cCAACAATCTGTCACTACTTCATGAAGATGCTGAAGGACAAGGGCCTCCTGAAACGCTGCTACACACAG AATATCGACACACTGGAGCGAGTGGCTGGGCTCGAAGGAGACGATCTAATCGAAGCTCATGGAACGTTTTACACATCACACTGTGTTAGTTTCTGTTGCCGTAAGGAATACAACCTGGACTGGATGAAAG AAAAGATCTTTTCTGATGACATTCCCAGATGTGACAAGTGCAGCAGTTTGGTCAAACCAG ATATCGTTTTCTTTGGAGAGAGTTTGCCTGTCCGGTTCTTCACTTCAATGAAGATG GACTTTCCTCGCTGTGATCTTCTCATCGTCATGGGGACCTCTCTGCAAGTCCAGCCATTTGCAGGTCTGGTCGGCAG GGTCTCAAAAAGTTGTCCCAGACTGCtcattaacatggagaaggccGGACAG GCTGACCCTCTGTTCGGGTTGCTTGGTTTTGGAGGAGGGATGGACTTTGACTCAGACAAGGCATACAG AGACGTAGCTCACATCAGTACATGTGATGACGGCTGTTTGGCTCTAGCTGACTTGCTGGGATGGAAG GTGGAGCTGGAAGAAATGGTGAAGCAGGACCACGCCAAGATCGATAGTCACGACCAAAAGGAAAAGGCCGGTGAGAACAGCAAAGCTGCAGCCAAGACGAGCTCTGCTTCAGTGGCTCCAGAAccagagaaaaaggaagagtAA
- the rinl gene encoding ras and Rab interactor 3 isoform X1 has product MFVSRAVHSQVNGTTAIPWRSSRSKPSLLEQLRGCQEAWCPGAPWDREGAHTAICGTPAGSFLVVQDCATSLPSLLCVSAGGDNDTILDYTIKSTGKAFELSESRLSFSDLAQLVFFYSVTRDVLAVCLSIPQWIYSITGKNKDRLSQLEPNTWLSSPPDQQMEEMPHREPSTVMCSIQLTSTNGALCIINPLYLREHGDDWLTHRERTVKCTTQASNYRRERRLSTTRPWAGAGLQNKRAISLEQGPSAASVESSGLTRAKSADSPTPPTPGATAGVVLRRPSQNSTLSPPHRASTESLNSSPPSTPELQHHGSPVPQSPHRVSWIEDGVWLPPPRPSSSLHPPLRELDSLSISSVEEEQESQIQSPPLHHPSAHRLADKVIHRLSAVGQVLGGLVCQKKRLTNRVQEMSERKGSVFAEAVRGFVEVTQRGGADPDGVMGSDFLQEVRSSLTSLREILLDFPEIQALLDSITDLSDAEIDSLVELSLHKVALKPLSTHLYSCIRTSRTNDGSFKRLHSNLCVLEKNEVEELGGSAGVGVPDCVSLERIQQRWTTMHEAYSPDKKVKMLLKVCKSIYDGMSTNSSSGKLFGADDFLPCLTWVLLRSDVVTIQLDTDYMMELLDPTQLQGEGGYYLTTLYASLYYISSFRPRIAARQLSVEAQQSLNQWHRRRTLHCNQSRRSKHRRTIRRQTFRERGPQSSDTVSKEESGEENDHPDESQQQRDSSAGALQQLREETEREPGDKDQSQTSCPGSDCQQQDVTGSKQEDRQTPCAAEEEKQAGL; this is encoded by the exons ATGTTTGTGTCCAGGGCAGTTCACAGTCAAGTTAACGGTACAACGGCCATCCcgtggaggagcagcaggagtaAGCCGTCGCTCCTGGAGCAGCTCAGAGGCTGCCAGGAGGCCTGGTGTCCCGGGGCACCCTGGGATAGAGAAGGGGCCCACACTGCGATCTGTGGAACACCTGCAGGG AGTTTCCTAGTTGTGCAGGACTGTGCAACATCTCTGCCcagcctgctgtgtgtgtctgctggagGAGATAATGACACCATTCTCGATTATACTATCAAAAGTACGGGCAAAG CATTCGAGCTGTCTGAGTCTcgtctttctttctctgactTGGCTCAGCTGGTGTTCTTCTACTCTGTGACCAG GGATGTGTTGGCCGTTTGTCTGTCAATTCCTCAGTGGATCTACAGCATCACCGGCAAGAACAAAGATCGTCTCTCTCAACTTGAACCCA ACACTTGGCTCAGCTCCCCTCCTGACCAACAGATGGAAGAAATGCCCCACAGAGAGCCAAGCACCGTCATGTGCTCCATCCAG CTGACTTCCACGAACGGGGCCCTGTGTATCATTAATCCCCTCTACTTACGTGAACATGGAGATGACTGGCTGACACACAGGGAACGTACTGTGAAGTGCACCACACAGGCATCAAACTACAGGCGAGAGCGACGCCTCAGCACCACTCGGCCGTGGGCGGGGGCTGGGTTACAGAATAAACGGGCCATCTCATTGGAACAGGGACCCTCTGCTGCCAGTGTGGAGAGTTCTG GTCTAACCAGAGCTAAATCAGCTGATTCACCAACCCCACCAACACCAGGTGCCACAGCTGGGGTGGTCCTCAGAAGGCCAAGCCAAAATTCCACCCTGAGCCCTCCACACAGAGCAAGCACGGAGAGCCTGAattcatctcctccctccacacccGAGCTGCAGCACCACGGCAGCCCCGTCCCTCAGTCCCCTCACAGGGTTTCCTGGATAGAAGATGGAGTCTGGCTGCCCCCACCTAGGCCCTCGTCCTCACTCCACCCCCCGCTTCGCGAGCTCGACTCGCTGTCAATCAGCAGCGTTGAAGAAGAGCAGGAGTCCCAAATTCAAAGCCCTCCACTGCACCACCCGTCAGCGCACCGTTTGGCCGACAAGGTCATACATCGGCTCTCTGCGGTGGGCCAGGTGCTCGGCGGGCTGGTGTGTcagaaaaaaagactaaccAATCGTGTGCAAGAGATGAGCGAGCGGAAAGGCAGTGTATTTGCAGAGGCCGTGAGAGGATTCGTGGAGGTGACGCAGAGGGGAGGGGCTGATCCCGATGGGGTCATGGGGTCAGACTTCTTACAGGAAGTGAGGTCATCACTTACATCACTGAGGGAGATACTGTTGGACTTCCCAGAAATCCAGGCGTTGTTGGACAGCATTACTGATCTAAGTGACGCAGAGATAG ACTCATTGGTGGAGCTCTCCCTGCACAAAGTGGCTCTGAAGCCCCTCTCCACCCACCTATACTCCTGCATTCGCACCTCCCGCACTAATGATGGCAGCTTCAAGCGTCTCCACAGCAATCTGTGTGTGCTGGAAAAGAATGAGGTAGAGGAGCTGGGAGGGTCGGCGGGAGTTGGGGTTCCTGACTGCGTCAGCCTGGAGCGAATCCAGCAGAGGTGGACGACGATGCATGAAGCCTACTCCCCAGACAAGAAGGTCAAGATGCTGCTCAAAGTCTGCAAGAGCATCTATGACGGCATGAGTACAAATTCTAGCTCAG GAAAATTATTTGGAGCGGATGATTTTCTGCCCTGCCTGACATGGGTGCTGCTCCGAAGCGATGTGGTCACCATACAGCTGGACACGGACTACATGATGGAGCTGCTGGACCCCACACAGCTACAGGGAGAGG GTGGCTACTACCTCACAACTCTGTACGCCTCTCTCTACTACATCAGCAGTTTCCGTCCACGAATCGCAGCTCGTCAGCTCAGTGTGGAGGCCCAGCAGTCTCTCAACCAATGGCATCGCAGGCGCACCCTGCACTGCAACCAGTCTCGTCGCAGCAAGCATCGACGGACCATCCGCAGACAGACGTTTCGGGAGAGGGGGCCGCAGAGCTCTGACACTGTGAGTAAAGAGGAGAGTGGAGAAGAAAATGATCATCCTGatgagtcacagcagcagagagacagcagTGCAGGGGCTCTGCAGCAACtgagagaggagacggagagagagccAGGAGACaaggaccaatcacagacatctTGTCCAGGATCAGACTGTCAGCAGCAAGATGTAACAGGAAGCAAACAGGAAGACCGACAGACTCCATGTGCAGCCgaagaagagaaacaagcaGGATTATAA
- the dmac2 gene encoding distal membrane-arm assembly complex protein 2: protein MSAHLMSLHRCCQRSALLLVARRPWSSSSASPPPLHTRLLLFLTQRFYDMEMLLSWSSQLRRRAIQRKNAYNSYAQRFHGSDLAAAYYVLNLKGGFRFVGQSAWFRANHRGKFSWDFLNHKDTLLEEVDMSYSIINYTGLVNLEGQRSLRTLSFRGCSEVDDWFLAKLHMFQDSLEELDISHCPRITTGGLAALRNLKGLRHLDISSLPGISSPGLIIILLEEMLPQCQITASGYNLSLSQEENMEQMQEQR, encoded by the exons ATGTCGGCTCACTTGATG TCGCTGCACAGGTGTTGCCAGCGGTCGGCCCTCCTCCTTGTTGCCAGGCGACCATGGAGCTCGAGCTCggcgtctcctcctccactccacacgaggctgctcctcttcctcacccagAGGTTTTATGATATGGAGATGCTCCTGAGCTGGAGCTctcagctgaggaggagggcGATCCAGAGGAAGAACGC GTACAACAGCTATGCTCAGAGGTTTCATGGGTCGGACTTAGCAGCAGCGTATTATGTCTTAAATCTAAAGGGAGGATTTCG GTTTGTTGGGCAGTCAGCCTGGTTTCGTGCTAACCACAGGGGCAAGTTCAGTTGGGATTTCTtgaaccacaaagacacactgcTAGAGGAAGTAGACATGAGCTACTCTATCATCAACTACACAGGACTGGTGAACCTGG AGGGACAGCGATCTTTGAGGACTCTGTCTTTTCGAGGATGTTCTGAAGTGGACGACTGGTTTCTGGCCAAGCTCCACATGTTCCAGGACTCCCTGGAGGAACTGGACATCTCTCACTGTCCACGCATCACGACAGGCGGCCTGGCTGCACTAAGGAATCTCAA GGGACTCCGGCATCTGGACATTTCATCCCTACCTGGGATTTCGAGTCCTGGGTTGATCATCATCCTACTGGAGGAAATGTTACCACAGTGCCAAATCACAGCGTCTGGCTACAACCTCAGTCTGAGTCAGGAGGAGAACATGGAGCAAATGCAAGAGCAGAGGTAG